A window of Tatumella citrea genomic DNA:
CTGACCAAACATTGATACTTCCAGCGGCTGGGCTGATTTGTTATCAACATGGTAGTCAACGTCGACCGCGTAACCGCCACGTTTGAAAACAAACGTTTTGGTATATACCGCACCATTCTCACCGGTCCAGGTCAGAGGAACACGCAGTTCAGTCTGGCCATCTGCCAGCTGATAGCTATCCTGGCTGGTGGTATACAGAGGACGCGCACCATTCGCCGGGTTGTCCGGACCATTACGGCCGGTTAAACCACTTTGGGCCTGATACAGAAAATCAGGAGAGGTTTCCAGCAACTGGAATGGACGGGAAGACCCCAGTTTATCAGGGTAAGTGAGCAACTGTGCCTGCTCTACATCGCCGCCACGGGTATTAATTTCAACAGACAATACGTCTGTTTTAACGGTAATCGTTTTGCCCTGACCACTGGCCGGAACGCCCTGGTTTGCGGCATCACCTGCGGTGCTGTTCGTATTCTGAGTGGTCTGGGTCTGCTGTGGCTGTGGATTGTGGTCCGTCTGCCAGGCTTGCCAGATCATAAAAGACACGAACAGAAAAGCGATGAAAAAGAGATTGCGTTGCGAATCCATCGTTAATTTTCTCTGCTATCAGTGTTTTTTTGGCGGCACAGGATCGTCACCACCCGCGTTTAACGGGTGGCATTTTAATACGCGTTTCACCGTCAACCAACACCCTTTTATCACCCCGAAACGACGTAAGGCTTCGATCCCGTACTGGGAACAGGTTGGATTGAATCGGCAATGAGGCCCCAGAAGAGGACTTATTGC
This region includes:
- the yidD gene encoding membrane protein insertion efficiency factor YidD, whose protein sequence is MASSLSPGTRLLIVLIRVYQRAISPLLGPHCRFNPTCSQYGIEALRRFGVIKGCWLTVKRVLKCHPLNAGGDDPVPPKKH